A portion of the Candidatus Methylomirabilota bacterium genome contains these proteins:
- a CDS encoding DNA-3-methyladenine glycosylase, which yields MPLPRRFYLRPARAVARDLLGCVVVSRRGAALTAGRIVETEAYLGPEDEASHAATRPGSRALFYGAGGHAYVYLNYGMHHCLNAIAGRAGRPGCVLIRALEPVAGLATMARRRGVREDAPRLASGPGNLTRALGVSVRDNGADLTAGRLTVEPPDRPRDFRIASGPRVGITRSVGLRLRFWLAGHPCVSGRARRGSRGRGAARDP from the coding sequence GTGCCGCTCCCGCGGCGCTTCTACCTGCGCCCCGCGCGCGCCGTCGCGCGCGACCTCCTCGGCTGCGTGGTCGTCTCGCGCCGCGGCGCCGCGCTGACCGCGGGGCGCATCGTCGAGACGGAAGCGTACCTCGGTCCGGAGGACGAGGCGTCGCACGCCGCGACGAGGCCCGGGAGCCGCGCGCTCTTCTACGGCGCGGGCGGCCACGCGTACGTCTACCTGAACTACGGCATGCACCACTGCCTCAACGCGATCGCGGGGCGCGCCGGGCGGCCGGGCTGCGTGCTGATCCGGGCGCTCGAGCCCGTCGCGGGCCTCGCGACGATGGCGCGCCGGCGCGGGGTCCGCGAGGACGCTCCGCGGCTCGCGAGCGGGCCCGGGAACCTGACGCGCGCGCTCGGCGTCAGCGTGCGGGACAACGGCGCCGATCTCACGGCCGGGCGTCTCACCGTCGAGCCGCCGGACCGGCCGCGCGACTTCCGCATCGCTTCGGGGCCGCGCGTGGGGATCACGCGCTCGGTCGGCCTGCGCCTCCGCTTCTGGCTCGCGGGCCACCCGTGCGTGTCGGGACGAGCCCGGCGCGGG